The Sorangiineae bacterium MSr11954 DNA segment CGCTGAATCGGGAGTTCCGCGCGCCTCTGGAGCGAAGGCTGGAGCGTCTCGTCTCGCGCCTTCACGGCGATCGCGGGATCGTATCGAGCGACCTTCCACCGTTGCTCCGCGATGTTCCTTTTGCCGAGCAGCCCCCGAGCCCTCCCGCCGTACCGTCCTATCGCAAAGCTTCGCCTCCACCGGCTCCTTCCATAACCGATGTAGGGGCATTTCCACCGGCGCCGCCCGTTCCCGTTTTTGCGAGAAGCGAGGAAGCGCGGTATCCGGAAGAACGCGTCTCGGATGAAGGACGCGAACGGCGGGAGGTGCGCGTGTCGGGGTCGGGGGAACGCGTCTCGGGATCGGGGGCAGGGGAGCGTGCGTCGGGCGCGGGGGCGGGGGAGCGCGTGACGGCCCCGGGCCCGGGGGAGCGCACGACCAGTCCGGGCGAGCGCGTGACCCGTCCGGATCCGGGGGATTCGGAGCGACGCCTGAGGCAATCGGTGTCTTCGACCGACATCCAAGCGAGGATGGAAGTCGAACCTCTCGCGTCTGCGGACCCGACGGAGCCGAATCGCCTTGCCACGCTCGTGCGCGAGGCGTCGGTGGTTCCGAGACCGGTCCGCCGGCGCCGGGGCCCGCTCACGTTCGAAGCGGCCAGCACGGAGCTCGAGGTCTTGGTCGACCGCGACCAATTGTTGGACCTGTTCTTCGATTTCGCGCGCCAGTATTTCGATTACTCGGCGCTCTTCATCGTCCAAACGGATCTCGCGGAGGGCCGCGAGGCCTACGGTCCGGGGGCCTCGCGCGATCGGGTCGCGGGCATCGGCGTGCCGCTCGACATGCCGAGCATGCTCGCATCGGCGCGCGACATCCGCGCCCCCATCGTGGCCAGGCCGGATCTGGAGGGCCTCGACGGCGTGTTGATGCGCGATCTGGAGCGCCTCCCGGCCACCGTCGCCGCCGGGCCCAATGGGCATCCGCTGGAGGCGAACACGATCATGTGCGTGCCCTTGGTGGTGCGCTCGCGGGTGGTGGCCATCCTTTACGGCGACGCCGGGGATCTCGACGTCGATCGCGACGCGGTCTCCGACGTGCCGACGTTCGCGCTGCTGGTGGGGCAGACGCTCGAGCGCATCATTCTGAAGAAGAAGCTGGGCGGCTTCTCCGGCGCCGGCCCGGGCGCCCTCGCCAGCGGGCGTCTGTCCGATCCAAGCCTGGTCTCGCCGAAGCGAAGCTCGCGCAACCCCTCCGCCGAAGAGCGCGCCGTCCGCGCCGAAGCGCTGGGCCGCGCGCTGTTCTCGGGGGCCGCCACCGTTCGCGCGAGCACCTCGACCCCGCCGCCGTCGATGCCGCCGCCCGCTCCCTCCGATCCCGACGTCGCGGGCGAGTCGCGCGTGGCGGTTCCGCCGCCGGCGCCCGTCGTGGACGTGGCGGCGCGGATTACGCCGGTGCGTGAAACTCCGGTCGCCGCCGTTGCGCAGGTCGCGGCGGCGGCGCGCGCGTCCGCGGCGCCTCGCATCGTGGAGGAGGTCGCGGAGCGGATTTCGTACGCGGAGAGTGGCTGGGATACTCCGCCGGAGTTGCAGGCGGCGCAGCCTGCGGAATTGGCGCAGCCGGTGGAGGTTGCGGAACGGGGGGATGCGTCGGGGGCGGAACAGCGTATCGAGCCGGCGGTGGGGCGTGGTGTCGAGCCGGCGGTGGGGCGTGGTGTCGAACCGGCGGTGGGGCGTGGTGTGGAGCCGGCGGTGGGGCGTGGTGTGGAACCGGCGGTGGGACGTGGTGTCGAACCGGCGGTGGGACGTGGTGTGGAGCTCGCGTCGGAACGGGTCACGGTGCCGGGGGCGGGTCGGATCGTGGAGTTGGGGGCGCAGCGGATTGCCGAGGCGCAGCCGACGGCGGAGGCGGAGGCGCAGCGGATCGCAGAGTCCGGGCTCGAACACCGGCGTGAGGTCGCGCAAATCGACGTGCCGGACGCGCGAACCTTCGCGCCGGTCGTGCAAAGCGAAGCACCGGAGGCGCAAACCTTCGCGCCGGAGGAGCGCGACGAGGAGGAAGAAATTTTCTCCGACGCGTCCACGGAGGACGAGACGGTTTACACCATCGACGAGGCGGCGGAGGAGCAGTCGAACCGCGAGCCGATGGTCAGCCAAATCGTCCTCCCCCCGCGGACGCCGCCCACGCCGCACGCCGACGGGGAGGCGCTGCCCTCGGTCATCGTGGACACGTCGCGCGAGCTCGAGCAGCTCGTCGAGCGCTACCTCGAGGAGGGCGACGACGACTACGCCGAGGGCGAGCTCCTTCGCGAAGGCCACCAAGCGATGCCGGTGCTGATGGCGCGCTTTCCGGGCCCCATCGTCGCCGAGCCCAAGGCCGCCGAGGGCGAAATCCCCTGCGCCAGCGCGTGCGGCCCGGTGCTGCGCCTCATCGCCATGCAGCGCCGCGTGGCGCTCCCCTGGGTGCTCGAGCACGTCGACTCCCGCAACGAAGAAAAGCGCTACTGGGCCACGTTCCTGCTCCGCGAGCTCGCCTACGTGGACGCCATCCCGCGTCTGGTGGCGCGCCTGCTCGACGTGAGCGATCGCGTTCGCCGCGCCGCGCGCTGGGCAGCCGCGGGCATGGCGCGCCAGCACGGCGAGGAGACCGCGCGCGAGCTGGGGCGCGTCGTGCGCGATCCCACCATCGATGGCAAGAAGCGCCTGACCATGCTGGAGGTGCTCGAAGAGATCCGCGAGCCCCTCGCCGTTCCCACGTTCATCGCGGTGCTCAACGACGATTCGGAGGACATCGCCGTCGCCGCCCGCCGCGCGCTCCTGGTGGTCGCCCGTCAAGACTTTGGCCGCGACACCCGCCGCTGGACCCAGTGGTGGAACTCGAACTCGTCCCGCGATCGCATCGAGTGGCTCATCGACGCCCTCGTGCACGAGTCGCAAGCCATCCGCCGCGCCGCCGGCGAGGAGCTGAAGGCCATTACGAAGGAGTACTTCGGCTACTACGACGATCTGCCGAAGCGCGATCGCGACCGCGCGCAGGCCCGTTACCACGAGTGGTGGATCACCGAGGGACGCGCCCGCTTTACGCGCCCCAACTGATCGCAGCCCTTCCGCATATTGCAGCCTGATTAACGTCGAGCTCGAAACGAGGGGGCTGGCCGATGGACCAGGTGCTCAGCGCCTCGACCGTGTAGGACTATGGCGCGAAACGTCGTGAATTGAGGCGAAAAGTCGGGCAATGCAAGCAGCGCGCCGGATCGCTTGCGAAGCATCGAAAGGATGTCACCATCGCGGGGCGGGTGAGGACGCACCTACCGGGGCGAATGCGCGAGCCCGGTAGCGCGAGAGCGATGGCACACGCGCTGCTTAGATAAATTGCGGCGACGGCAACACGTCGTTTTCTACCAGACTTTTGCCAATCCATGAGGTCTTTCGTGTCGCAACTCTTTCACGCTCGTTGGCTCCTTCCGTTCGCGGCTGTGGCAGCCCTTTCACTGTTGGCGCCCGCGGATGCACATGCAGAGAGCGATGACACGCAGCTCGATCGCCTCAATTCGGCGGGTCACACCTTGAAGTGGAACTGGAACCCGCCGGGCCGCCAGGAGCGCTACGGCCACGCTGAAACCTTGGTGCAAGCCCCGCTCGCGTCCGTCCGCGCGCAAGTGCTCGACTTTTCGCACTACAAGGATCTATCGGGCGGCAAATTCAAGACGTCGCGCATGATCGCCAAAGAGGGCGACAACACCGACGTGTACTTTCAGGTCCCGGTGATGAAGGGGATGCTCACCCTCTGGTACGTGTCGCGTTTCGGTCCCACCCAAGTGTCGTCGCCCGGCAACGAAATGGTCGAAGGCCGCTTCGTGCGCGGCAACATCAAGGACATGCACCTTCAGATGAAGATGCGCCGCGTCGACGACCGCTTCACCATCATGAGCTGCGATCTCTACGTGCTCCCGACCTTCCCGGCCCCCCAATCTGCCGTCGACGAAGAGCTCCGCGACGCGTGTAAAGACGCCGTCGAAGCCGTCCGCGACAAGGCGCAAGGCTTCAAAGGCGACGTCCCCTTCGTGACCCCCGCCGCACCGCTCCCCGCCGCCCGCGCCGGCCAGTAACGCGTCGCGACGTCTTACGCATCGCGCGAAACGCGACGCGCCTGCCGCGAACACGAGACGTCGCTCCCACCCCGCAAACGGGGCGCGCCCTTCAAGGGTTGCGCCCCGTTGGCATTTCAGGTCCCACGCAAACGCGCCCGCCAATCGGCGGGCAAGTCAGGTCCCACGCAAACGCGCCCGCCAATCGGCGGGCAAGTCAGGTCCCACGCAAACGCGCCCGCCAATCGGCGGGCAAGTCGAGGAACCCGTCGTTGTACAGGTAGTCGTACACGGCATCGCAGACGAGCTCGCAGACGTCGCTGAAGATCCGCGGATCGGCGACGAAGCGAATCGTCTCCGTCCGGAACTTCCCTTGGCTGGCGCGAACCTTTGCGAGCATCTCGTCCTCGGCAAACGGCACCAGTCGCTGCAGAAACCGCCGCTCGAAGGCCTGCCGAAACGCCGGAAACATATCGACCGCAATCTTGTACCCAGGACGGATCCGGCTATCCCCGGCCGCCGGCGCATCGCGCAACCGCGCTTCTTTGACGACCTCCCAGGCGAGCTCCCCGGTGAGCGGCGGCAGCTCCTGAGTAAAAAACTTCGTGAGCCCCTCGGAGAGCAGGGACACGAGCGCATTCAGCTCGGGGGTCGTCCGGCCCAGGAACTCGTGCCGGAGCCCTTTCACCCACTCGTCGAGCATGTCCTTGGCGCGTTCCAGGAGCTCTGGCTGGGCGTATTCGAACGACTCCAGCTGCTTGACCACAGTGTCATGATTTCGCGTCAGTGCGTAGTAGAGGGCCTGCTCTGGCTGGCGGATGGTTTTGGCCTCGGTGGCCGATCCCGCCCCCCGCATTTTTTCGTGGAGCTCGCTCTCGAAATAGAGCCGCGCAAACCGCTTCGAGAGCTCCCGCAGCTTCCGCTCGATGACGCTGGCCAGCTTGTCCCTCCGAAAGACCCGCGAGAGCATCGTCTTGAGGCTCTGAATCAACTCGATTTCGAGGAGGGCCTTGTCGCGATCGGTGAGCGGCCCCGGAGGCGCCACGGGCCCCGGGAGCGCCACCCGGCTCATTCTCTGAAGCTCCGAGAACTCCGCCACCACCTGCTCGGTGATCCGATCGAGCTCCGGGCTCGTCGCCAACTCCGCCTTGTAGTGCACGACGCGCGCAGCAATCTGCTCGTCCCGCAGCGCCAGCGCCGCATCGGCGAGCAAAAGTTTTTGCCTCGTCGACATGGTCCCATCCGCCGTCGGAATCGGCGCATGAACCGGCACAAAAGGCGTGACCTCCGCGACTTTTCGCGCGCGGGGAGGGAGCGGCGGGGGTACGGGCTTGCTCATGAAGGCAGACTGATCATCGCCCAAAATCGTCGCGTATGCACGCACGAGGGTTGACACCATCCACACCGCGAGTAAGGTGCCGCCCTGTCGATGACGACATTGGCGCGCGGTGGAGCAGCCTGGTAGCTCGTCGGGCTCATAACCCGAAGGTCGTAGGTTCAAATCCTACCCGCGCAACCGAGAAACTGTCGATCGCCCTCCCCGGCCCGCCTCGGAGGGCGGTTTTCATTTCTCGCGTTCGCACCCACGAACGCTCCGTCGTTGTCACGGACGAAACATTGGCGCGCGGTGGAGCAGCCTGGTAGCTCGTCGGGCTCATAACCCGAAGGTCGTAGGTTCAAATCCTACCCGCGCAACTGCTGCCTGTATACCGCCCTCCCGAGTGAAAGCTTCGGAGGGCGGTTGCATTAGAAGCACCATCGGGAGCACGCGGAGCGCGCGACGTAGAAGCCGCCCGGTTGCGGAATGAGGTCGATGCGGCCGTCTCGGAAGAGAAGGCGCAGTTTCTCTCGGCCTCGCGTGGTGTCCGCGGTGAGACGGCGTTTCAGGTCAAGACCAGGGCTAACATCTCTTCGCCGCTCGGCAGCTTGACTGGGGCGCCGGTACGAGTGAGGGCCGCGAGGGCACGGCGTCCGGATTCGGCTTCGCCTTCGAGCCTCGAAAGCTTCTCGGCGATCGTCTTGGCGCGGTCGCCCTTGGCGTGTCCTTCCGCGATGAAGTCGACGAGCTGGTTGATCTGCCCCTCGAGTTTTTCGAGGTGAGCGCGCCGTTCCGCTCGTTTCGTGTCTCGCTCGCGTTCAACTTCCCCGAGCCGCTCTGCGATGCGCTTGCGCGTGTGGGCGATGCCGTCAGGCGATGCGAGCCGGTGTCGGAGCTCGTCCAGCAGGCTGGCCCGAATGACGTTTTCTCGGACCGATACCCGTTGTCGCAGGTGCCGCGCTTCATGTGCGACTCGCACCGGCAGTACTGCGCGTTCCCGCTCCCTCCGGCGATGACCATCTTGCCGCCGCATGCGGCGCAGTGCAGGAGACCAGAGGACAGGTAAGGAGTCCGCTGCGCGCGGACCGTCTGACCCTTTGGCTTGCCGTCCTTCCTTGCGTAGTGCTTCGCTCCGGCGCGTAGCCATTCCTGAGCAGCATCCCATGTGTCCGCGTCGATGATCGGGAGGCCCGGAGCTCCAGGCGCTCGTCTTGCTCAAACGAAGGTACAAGAAGAAAAACGAGACCATCCCGGAGGGTATCCCGAGCATCGCACAAGCCACCCTCTGGATCGCCGAGCTGGGAGGATACACCGGCAGATCCTCTGGCGGCCCTCCCGGCTCGATCCCGATCGCGCGCGGCCTCGAACGCGTTCTCATCGCCGCCGAAGTCGTTGAAGCACTCGGAGCCTCAGGAGCAAAGAGAAGAATGCTGAGGTAACGTAGGGGAACAGGTGGGCAGGCGCGGGCTACAGCCTCGCCTCTTCCTGGTGTCATCCAAAGAGGCGCGGAAGCACGGGCAAGGTCCCTGCGTTTTTCGCGCCTCTTTGCGTTTGAGAGCTCGCCTCCAACCGCGCCCGAGCTCCGACCAAACGTTACCCCGGGAGGTCGCGGGCGAACGTGGCTGCTTTACCTTGTGGCTTTTCGCGGGTGAGCAAATGCTCGCCGCCGGCGCGCGCGTTCGATCTGTTGCTGCGTTGGTTGATTACGCGTGAAAGTATCCTGCCCGACATTGGTCGCTTCCCAGTCGCTCCCGGGCGATGCCTCAGTGGTCAGAAGCCAGAACGTGACGATCTCCTCCTCCCCTCCAATGCTCTGGTATTGACCACTCCAGGTCGTGACACTGTGTGATGTTCCATAAGTGTTGGTCCAGACAACTGTCCAGCCGACAGCCTGCCCGCCGGCGCTTGGTTTCTCGTTGATCTGTCCCGTCAGCGCGTACTCCCCCTCGGCGTCCCCGACAGCGGTCCAGTACGTTCCAGAAATATTGGCTCCGGCTTGACTTATATTCATCTGTGAACCGAGCTCGTTGTACCAGGTGCCTCCGATGCTCATTGCAGATCGCCTCCTTAGCGCGCACTCGACCAAGTTCACCGGACGGAAACGGTGAAATTCGTCGCGGCACGCGAGAAATTCAAAAACCAAAGCCTGCCTGCTATGAGCCCGTCGAGCAGACTCACCAAATAAAGTCTTGCGCTTCACGTTGTATAGGCGCAACTTCAGCCGATTTTACGAGAGGTCGGGCCACAATCGTCTTTGTGACCCAGCTCGCGCATTCGTACACCCCACCCGCCGCAAGGTAACGACTATATCGAAGTGTCCGGTTTTGGGCAATACAATTCGAATAGGCGTCGCGGCGACATCGCCCAAACCAACATGGGCCGAGCCGCAAAACAACTTTCGATAGATTCTTCATTACTCCACCTCAATATCGACCGCGCCAAGCAACGTGCCAGCGGATATCGCAGCCATTGACGTTGCAGTAACATCGCCTCGACGATTGACCATCCCGTAGGCGCGCCGTCATCGGGAGAAGGCCGCAATGCTCGCACACTCCGAAAGTAGAGTGCGCCGCCCCATCTGTAGCCTGCGGCTTGACGCGGCGTGCTCCGAGCTCGGGGAATCGGCAGCCCGAAAGCCCAAAGTTTCGCCCCGTCGAAGCATGGTTCCCTGGGCGAAATCGCCCGGCCGTGCGTTACGCGAGCGAGGAAGAGCGCAACGCGCATTTCTGCAGCGATATCAAGCGCCTGACTAAGATGCTGCCCTTGTTGCGCTCCAGGCCATGGGGGCCCGAGCTTCTAGGTGAATACACTCCGTATACTATATAAAATTATGAGTAACGTTAGGTAACAGGGTAGTAGGCCTATATTTCGGCCGGTTCGACGCTCCCCTTCTCCCCGTGCAACCTTTGGGGAAGGGTTACGAAAACGGTTTTCGCGAAAGCTCGGCGGTTGCTCTTTCGGGGGTGAGGCGGAGTGCTTAATCCGATGAGCGTGATGCGGCTCGGTGCTCCACGGATACGAGTCACGACGCTCGCACGAGGATGGTTTTACGACGTTGATAGAGGCGGACGCCATCAGTCTAGGGCGAAGTCAAAATCGATTTAAAGGGCATCCTGGAAACAGTGCGGGGGATATTTAGGTCGAGGAGCGTCGAATTTCTATTTCGGATAAATTTGGCCAATCCGTGCGGGTCGGTGGTCTTGTCGGGGACGGCGTCGCCCATGCTTGATCGAGCGTGGCCGTCGAAGTCGACGGCCCCATGTCACATCGCTCTCGCGCGCTTCGCCGGAGTTAGCCGCCATGGCCAAAGTCTTTGCGCTTGATCTTGGCGCGCCGCCCGTCGGGGTGGTGGAAAACGATCCCCTCGGCGAGGTGGCCAGGGGCAAAGCGGCTGTCGAGCTTCTCGAGAAATGCCTTCAATCCGTCGAAGCTGCGGGGCACGTCTTCGTAAGCCGGGATTTCCAAGTTGAATGGCACGCATAGGTTTTTCGCAAGGCCGAGAAGGTTGCCCTGAATGCTCGGCCCGAGTGCCTCCACCGAGTGTTCGCCGTCGGGCCAACCGTGGACGTCGGTGCCGCGGACGGCCTCGAAGATCCACTTGTCCTCCTTGCCGTGTTCGTCGGCGTCGACGTACCACCCGTCGATGACGCCTTGTTGCTTCTGTAGCTTGCTTGGATTGCGACGCTTCTCGACGCGCACGACGTGACCGGCACGAATCGTGAGCCTCACGTTCGTGCCGTCGAGCTTCTCCGTGGCGCGCCCTTCTCCGGCGAATACCCACTCGCATCCTTTGCGCGGTTGGTCGACGACCTTGAACCCGTCGCCTCGATCGAAGATCGTCGGTATTTTCTCCATGACCTGAAACCCTTTCCGAATCTGTTTGAGCAACTCGTCCGACGTGATGACCCCGAACGACAAACCATTGGCGAGCGCCCTCACGAGCTGCGCGACGGAGGTGTCGGCTTCGAGCGCCACGCGCTTGAGTGCCTTGCGTTCCTCCGCCGAGATCCAAACGACGAGGCGCGACCAGTCCGCCGGAGGCACCCATGTGGCCAGGTGCTCGGGATCTTTGCGCGGCCGGCCCCGCTTCCGATTGTCATCCATCGCCTTTCTTTTGTGGGGTTTATTTTCTGTTGTGTCAAGTTGCACAAGTGGCAAAATAGAAATGGCGAGCTCAGCCGTGATGTGGCGCACCCGCTCGGCCCTCGACGTGCCGAGTCGAGGGACGCCCCGGAGCGCGCGCGATGTTCGGACGACGATGCAGCCCCGCTTCTTGCCAGCTCATTCACGGACTGCTCGCGATGTGAGGTGTCGCGGGCAGAACGTTCTTCGGAGCTGGGTCCGGGGACGCCCATCGACTCGACATCAAAGTCATATGTAAAAGCAAATTGCCGCTGAGCTCACGAACCCATTCTCGTGAATCCAGTCGATCTTTCGTATGTACGACCCTATGTAGACATCTGGCAATCGATCGACCCGATCGCACCAATGCGATCCCGGCGATCGCACCCGCGAGGCGCCGCTTGCAGGTCCCGGCCACATCCAACGAGCTATCTACTTGTAAAAGATCGCCGCGCCGGAGAGTATCTCAGGACCGGCGCCCGGTGGGCTCTTCATTCGAAATGGCCTCGGCATGAGCCCTGCTTAACGAAATAGAAGCCGTGAGAGGGCGAGAGACACCGCCTCGACACCCGCCTATCCCATTTGCGAGGAAGCAATATGCCGACATCCTTGGCCAGCTTGAGGCACGAAGAGCGCGGCGCCATCGCCGTGGAGTTCCTCATCGCGTTCATGCCGCTGCTGTACGCTTTTCTCTGCTTCACGCAGATGGCCTTCGGGTTCACGGCTGGGGTGGTGATGCGCCATGCGACGACCGTGGTCGCGCGCTATGCGAGCGTGGTGGAAGGATGTGTTCCGCACGCGGCCGAAGCCGCAGAGGGAGAAGGCAATGAGAACTACATGGCCGCGGCGAAGGCTGCGCTCGGGCCCTGGAACGGCAGGATTACAGTCGAGAAGATCCATGTGAGCTATCCTGGCGGCAGCGGCACGGGCTGCACGAAGCCGTTCGGCGACGTGTCGACCACGGTCGCGTTCCGATACCAATGCGGTGTTCCGATTGGGAAGAACCTCTTTTGCCGTTCGGGGGTGCTGTCGAAGGAAATTCGCGCTATTTCACCCAATCACGGCGCTTGCTACAAGATGAACGCGCTGGGCGATGCCACCAACGGCGTCTATGGTTCGAAGGCGGGGTCCAACTGCGGTGGAGAAGGCAGCGGCTATTGAGCGATGCACCCAAAGTGCGCTCGGCGAGCAAGGACGATTGGGCGAACGACGAGGGGAGGATACGTGAATTCCGTCAAAAGGCTGAAGAACGATGAACGAGGTGCCATCATGGTGATAGGGCTCTTGGTGGCCCTCTCGCTGAGCGGGGCGCTCTGGTTCTTGATTGGGATTGGACAGGCCATCGTCTTTCGCGACCGCGGCCAGGAGGTCGCCGACTCCGTCGCGCTTTCGTCGGCCACGGTCCATGCGCGCGGGATGAATGCCATCGCGGCGATCAACGTCATTTCGCTCGCGCTCGTTGCCTTTTATCTCATCCTCTCGCTGATCGGCGATATTCTCCTTCTTTTGGCGATCGTAGCGGCCGTCATCCCGGGCGGGCAAGGGGCCGCGCTGGCGCTCGCGAGAGCGGCGCAGCTGCCTTACAAGCTCGCGGTCAAATACGAAAAGGCAAGCCTCAAAGCGGCCTTGCCCGCGCTCGGCGTCGCGTCGACGAGCGTCGCTCTCTCCGCCCCATGGCTCGGCAGCGCGGCAGGGGCGGAGGCGGCGCGTCACTACAGCGACCAAAAGGATTCCTTCATGGGGGTTGCGTTGGGCCCATCCAACATTCCCATCTACAAGGAGAGAGAATCGGATAAGTTGCCTTCGGGGGCGAAGTCGCCTGGTGGGGTCAAAGGGGTTCTCGACAAGGGAGAGCACAAGATCCTCGGGTTACCGGTGAGCCCGGAGAAGAACCAGGCGCTGTGCGTGCGGGCGATCGGCTACCCCATCAGCTCGTTGACCAATTGGATCCGGAGCGCGATCCCCATTCCGATGGTCGGCAATTGGATCGCGCGAGCCGTGGAGACCGTGGCCATCGCGCCTGCGTGGATTCATTGCGGCGGTAAGATCAAAGGTTTGGTGCCCCAGAAGCTGCAGCCAAAGGTCGAATCCGTCGCCGGGAAGCTGGAGGGGGCGGTCAAAAAGTTGAAAAAGCTCGGGGTGGCGCTCGACATTCCGTTGGGCGACGCCGACCTCTGGGCGGAAGAAGGGCCCAAGAAAATGGCTTTTGCCAACGGCGACACCCACTTCGTGGTGCTCGGCTGGGCGATGGGCGGCGACTTTCAGGATACGTCGAGTCGGAGGGTGCAGCTCGCCTCCCAGCAATACGGCGGCCGCGTGGAGGATTCCGTGCACGCATACAACGCGCAGGCGGAGTTCTTCTACGATTGCGGCGAGATCTGGAGCAAACCGAGCTGCAATGGCCCGAGCAATATCGGCATCACCGACACGGGATATCAGCACGCGCTCTACTCGATTCGCTGGAAGGCGCGCTTGAAGCGATCGATGAACCTCGCCGAGGTGTTTGCGCGCGTGGGGCTGGAGAAGGGGCTCGAGTACTTCACCGGCAAGGGATTCCGAGAGGCTTACGCCAAGACCGCCAATGCGCCCCTCCTGGACGCGGCCGTGCGTTACTTCGGAGACATGGGCAAGGCGATCGTCAAGGAGCGCTCGCAGACGGCCGGGCGATTCCCCACCGGTAACTATCATTGAAACCCAGGAGAACGACGATGCGTACGAATCGTGCGAGAGAGCGGGGCGCCGCGTTGGCGGAGGCGTCCGTGGTGATGCCCGTCATAGTCATATTCTATGGATTGATCATATTCGCCTACAACAATATTACGGTCAAGCAAGAGTCGATGCTCGTGACCCGGCACAAGGCATTTCAAAATTCGCTGCGTTCGTGCCCCAGCGGCGGGGAGCGGGGCAGCGGTGGATTCGACAGCCTGGTCGGCGGCGCCAGCCGCGTGGGCGGTGAGCAGGGTCGAACGGCGGTCGCACAGGGTAATCTGGCCTCCGTCATTGCCGGAGGTTTTACCTCCACGACCATGATCGAACGCCGGGTGGCGACCAACGCACCTCTCACGAGCATGGTTCGACGCAACATGCAAACGACCACGAGCTACGTCTATTGCAGTCCGGAATCGGGGTTCAAGGGCGGTATGATGGACATCGTCAAAACCTTGCTGGGCATGGCCCGCGGGCTCGTGCTTTGAATCGCGGACGCCGCGGGGTTCTTCGAACTTAGTCCGAAACCGAGGAAACGACCATGTGGATTCAGCTTTTGATCAAGCGAGCTCGCGGCGACTCCATGGCCGCCGCCGTGAAGAATGGGCCACGGGTGTATCGCGTCGTCGCGTATTTTGGAGCTCTCCTCCTGATTGGAGCGATCTTTACGGCCCGCTCGGCGCGAGCCCAAGTGCTGGAGGGCTCCCTTCAGGTCGGGCGGGATCTGCTCCCCATCGCCGACTTGCTCGGCGAGCGCGCGCAAATCAATATCGATGGTGAGACCGCGTGGGTCGGCAGCAGCATCTCGCGCGATCCAATCGGCGAGATCCTGGGCCGCTTCGCGGCGAACTGCCGCGAGAACGGGGTAAGCGAGGGCACATGGCAACGGCTCTCCAAGGGATCCGATCTCGCGAAGGTCGATTTGAATCGCTTCGATCCCGGGATTATCCGGCACGAGGAGGACAACGAAGGAATGGTCGTCTGTTTTCCCAAGGCGGAGGAGACGCCCGATGGATGGCTCGATCGATTGGCCGCGTTCGAGCGGACGCAGGATCTCGGCTCCTTGGGACGGGTGCGCTACGCCTTCGTCCGGAGCGATGGTTCCCAGTCGCACGTTCTAACGGTCTGGACCGCGACGCATTTCCACCTCGACAAGCTGGTGGCAACCGACGAATACGAGCCGGGCACGGACAACCCCGCGCTACCGCGCCCCATTCGCGCGCGCCGCACCCTCTCCGCGTCCATCGACGGAACGCCGTATGGCGTGCGCGGATACCTCTCGATGGGAACCCCGCGCGAAATCGTCGAGGCGTACGACACCGAAATGAAAGCGCGCGGCTTTCTCACCGTGCCCCACGGCCTCGAGCCCGAACGCGACGTGCGCGGCTACATCAAGGACGGCCTGATGGTCGTTCTTGGCACCGCCCCGACGGACGACGGCAA contains these protein-coding regions:
- a CDS encoding avidin/streptavidin family protein gives rise to the protein MSIGGTWYNELGSQMNISQAGANISGTYWTAVGDAEGEYALTGQINEKPSAGGQAVGWTVVWTNTYGTSHSVTTWSGQYQSIGGEEEIVTFWLLTTEASPGSDWEATNVGQDTFTRNQPTQQQIERARRRRAFAHPRKATR
- a CDS encoding RNA ligase family protein — protein: MDDNRKRGRPRKDPEHLATWVPPADWSRLVVWISAEERKALKRVALEADTSVAQLVRALANGLSFGVITSDELLKQIRKGFQVMEKIPTIFDRGDGFKVVDQPRKGCEWVFAGEGRATEKLDGTNVRLTIRAGHVVRVEKRRNPSKLQKQQGVIDGWYVDADEHGKEDKWIFEAVRGTDVHGWPDGEHSVEALGPSIQGNLLGLAKNLCVPFNLEIPAYEDVPRSFDGLKAFLEKLDSRFAPGHLAEGIVFHHPDGRRAKIKRKDFGHGG